TACGATGCGCCGGATGCCTTGCTCAAGGCGGCCTGCGCCATCACCCCCGGCATCGAATCCCCCACCGTGATGTCCTTACAGGAAACCGGTTGGTTCGCTGTGAAATCCATGATCCGGAAGAAGGAAAGCCAGCGGATCATGGACAGCCTATCCAAGCTGGGCTGCAAGGGGATCATCCTCACCGCCATCGACAGCGTTCGCATCTAACCGCGGTGGGCGCCCGCGAGAGCCCCTTCAAGGCGTTACGGTCAAGGTGACCGGCACGACGTAGGGGCTGGCCTGCGCGGGATCATCGTGCAAGAGCCTGATCTCTCCCTGGTAGGTACCGGGAGCCATCCGATAGGTCCAGATGTTCATGTTCAAGGCCCGCGTCGCGCCCGCGCCCACGGTAAAGATATCGGTGCCCGGGTACGGGTAGGTTCCGTTGGTCGTCATCCACGACGTTTGCGTTCCCAGGTAATCCAGGGCGTTGGCGACCAGCCGGGGAACGTCGCCGCTCCAGTTCTGATCGCCGGGATGGAAATTCAGAAGCGCCAAGGGATACTGGATGTTGACGGCTCCGGTTATGTACCCGTTCGCGTAGTTGCCGAGGGACACGGAAGAGTTGTCCTGTACCCTATAGGTCGCCATCGCGGAGGCGGCCCAGAAGGAACTCACCCCGGCATTGATGGGATGATCCGCGAGAGTTCCGCTCTGTCCGGCGAACGCCGTTTGATATTGCTGGATCGTGGTGAAATTCTGGATGAGGCCGCCCAGGCGCGCAGGGTTATCGCTGAGCGCTTGCGAGAAGTACACCATCCTGCCTCCGCTCAGAAGGTACGCGGCGAGGGAATCCCCGGTAGCCACGGGATCGGCCCAAGCCCCGCCGGCCTCGACCATCACTACGTCGAACCGGTTCAGATAGGCCAGGGTCGGAACACCGGCGCTTCCATCGAACACGTCCAAGGTGTCCACGTTGGAGAAGGTACGGACCGCATCGATGAATTGGCCGTATCCCTCCGGGGTCGGCGTCTGCACGAAGGCCACTTTCCAGCCCGCGGCCGGGCGTGGCAGAACCGGACCGGTGAAATCGACGATCGCTTCGAGACGATCCCCGCCGGAGTTCGCGATCTGAAGCGAAGCGGTCCCTTGCGTTCCCGCGGCCTGGGTCAGCCGCAAGCTCGTTGGGGAAACGCTCATGGTGGGAGGGACCACGCCGGTGCCGTTCAAGGACACACAAGCGGGCTTCGATCCGGAGTTGGAGTAAAGGCAGGCCGAGCCGGCGACGGACCCCGGGGACTTAGGGCGCAGACGGAATTCCAGCCAGGCCGAGGTTTGCCCCGTTAGGTTCACGGGAACCGGGCTGGAGGTCCGGAAGACCGGTTTCGAGACGGTGATTTTGGTGATCGTGATCGCGCGTTCGCACGCGTTCCGGACTTGCAGGTATCCGAGACCTTCATTGCCTATCCAAACGCCGCCGAAGTCCACGGACTGGGAAACGACTTCCAAGCAGTCGTGGTTTTGGGCCGAAGCCGTAAAAGGGATCGCGAGCAGACCGGCGACAAAGCCGGCGCGGATGCGGCTGGGAAACGTTTTGTGCATGGAGGATTCCTTTCCGATCAGGATGAGGCGCGGAACCGTGCAGCGGAAAACAGCACGGCGGGCCGCGCATCAAGGAAAAAATCCTTCCCCGAGGCATGGCACTATCCGCGCGGGCCTGCAAATCCCGGAAGCTTCCGTTCCGCCGCCACTGAATTCCGGGTGTTTAGCGGGATGCTGCAAATCCGGGAGGATGCGCGTCTAAAAGGGGGGATCGCATAGGTAACACTCAAGTTACCTGTCCGGGTTCCCCGCCTGCGAAGGCCATGGAACGGAAAGGCCCGCCCGGAGGGACCGGACGGGCATACTTCGGAACGGGATCCGCTATGCGGAAGATCAGGGCGTAGCGGCGGTCTGCGAGCCGGGCTGCAAGCGCAGGGTCGCCGGAACCGCAAAAGGACTCCCCGTCGCCGGATCGTTATGGTACAGATCCAACCGCCCCGCATAGGTCCCCGCCGGAAGGCCGTACGCGGCGCCGAAGCGGATCGGCACGGTGATCTCCTCGCCCGGCCCCAACGCCAGGGTCCGTTGGGCCGGCCTCATCCAGTTGTAGAATTCGGACAGGTGCCGAAGCGAGTTCCCGAGAAAGCGCACGGTTTCGGACTGGGCATGGTCCCCGTCGTGGGGGAGGATGTTGATGAAGACCACAGGTTTCCGCGGGTTATAGGCGCCGATCAGGGCCCCAGTGGAATACCGTCCCAAGGGAATCCCCCCTCCCTGGGTCGAGGTCACATTCATCGCCCATTGGCTGAAGAGATTTACGGTGAGGCCCTCCGTTATGGGATCATCCGCGAATTCCGCCCCGAAATTCCAGACGACCGGCCCGGCCGCTGCTACTGGCGCGTAGTCCGGCGAGGTGATGCGTCCGCCCAGCGCGGAAGAATGCTGATTAAAGCCGGCCTCAGGGAAAAGCGCCGCACCCATCAGGATCACCTTGCCTCCCGCATCCACGTAGTCGGCGAGGCGGTTTCCCACGGCCTCCGAATCGGCCCATGGCCCGTCCGCCACTGCGATGACGGCGTCGAACTTCCGCATGTAGGCGAGCGAAGGCGTGCTATCGTAACCGGAATAGCTGACGATGCTATCGACGTTGGGATCGTTCAGCAAGCCCCAGAGGAAAAAGTCGCTCTGGCTCTCGAAGGTCTGGCCCGTGGTTTGGAGATACAAGACATTGAGCTTTGCCGGCCCGGTGGGATGGATTCCCGCCGCGGAATCCACCACCGCCCGTAGGCTCAACTTGAGGCTGTCGCCGCCGGGATTCCGGATGCTCAAAGGTTGATAGACGCTATCGCCTTCGGCCAGGGTCACGTCGAATCCGCGCGGTGAAACGGATAGGATGGGTGGCACGATGCCCAGTCCCCGCAAGTCGATGGCCGGGGCCGAGGGATCCTCCGCATCGCTTTGGACCAGTAGCTCCGCGCTATCGGCCCCGATGTCCGTAGGCGCGAAGGACGCATTCACGAGTGCATAGGAGAAGGCGGGAATCTCCAGGGGCAAGGCCGCGGAAAGGGAAAAGGGACCGTCCGTCGTGAATCCCGTAACGTGGGTGGCGGCGCTCCCGATGTTCACCAGTCGTACCGCCCGGTTGGCCCGGCTTCCCTGCCAGGTGGGCCCGAAGTCCACGCTCGTCGGATCCACGGCCAGCCTGCGGACTGAGGATACCGTGAGCGAGACCGGAACGTCGATCGGAACGGCGTTCGTATCGGAGGAGTTCAGCAACCGGATCGCTCCCGCGTGCGCCCCTGCGGTTAGCCGATAGGTGTTTACGGCGATCTTCAACTCCCGCGTTTCGCCATCGGGCACCACGAAAATCACGGGATCGAACGGCGGCCGCGGGGTCATCCAGGCCAGCATTCCGCCCAGATAATCGAAGGTATTCCCGAACAGGCGGGCGATATCGCCGTAAAGCTCGTTATTCCCGACGTTGAGGAAGACCAGGGGCTTGTCCGGATGGTATGCGCCTACCAGGGCTCCTCGGGAATAGTAACCCAAAGGGATTCCGATGCCTTGGCCGCGGGTGGTGCCGACGTCCCGGATGGCGCCGGCTGCGAACCAGCCTAGGCCTGCGGTGATGGGATGCGGGATCAGGCTGGCGCTGGTGTCCCGACGGGTGATCGTCCCCGGTCCGACCGGTTCATAATCCTGGATGCGTCCGTAAAGTGGATGCTCGCCGTCGGTGAGGGTACTGGCCGTAAGCAGAACCTTGCCTCCCGCCTCTAGGTAGTCGGCCAACAGGTCCCCTACGGCCACCGAGTCTTTCCATGGCCCGACGGAAGCCGCCAGCACGATGTCGTATTCCAGCATGCGGGCGAGAGAGGGCAAGGAATCGCCGCCAAACCAGGCAGCGATGGTATCCACGTTCGCCAGGGGCCTCAGTTGGGGGATCAATTGATCGTCCCAAAAGGAGGGCATGGTGGTATTGAGGTAAAGCACCCGCCATCCCCGTTCCGGTCGCGGCGTTGCGGCTCCGATGGCATCGACGAGGATTTCCGCCCGGGGCGACGTTCCATGATTGGTGATCGAAAGCCGGAAGGTATCCGTTTGCGCGGGATTGAGGGCGAGATGGACCGAGGCGGGGGCGACGGTGACGGATGCTGTCGGGGAAGGCGGCGCCGTACCGATCCCGGTCACGGGGACGCGGATCTGGGAAAGCGGAGGCTTAGCGGAGACGGTGAAAAACGCATTCGCGGTTCCCGTATCCGAAGGGGAGAAGGAGATGGGAATCGTTCCTTTGCCCATAGGCGGCAACCGCAACGATCCCGAAAAGCCCGATGCAAAAGCCTGGGATCTGCCAGCGATCTTCCAAATGCTGATGGCATGCGCGCAGCGGTTGGCAACCCGCAAGGAGTCGGTCTTCCGGGTTCCGACCTGCACGGGCCCGAAATCGAGGGGCCCGGCCTCCAGGCAGGAGGGCGGAGGGAGGTAATGTCGATGCTCTTCCGGACGGCGGCGCTCTTGCGGATGC
This portion of the Fibrobacterota bacterium genome encodes:
- a CDS encoding choice-of-anchor D domain-containing protein is translated as MFASPRPSARLRRAFALIPLFATLVSAHPQERRRPEEHRHYLPPPSCLEAGPLDFGPVQVGTRKTDSLRVANRCAHAISIWKIAGRSQAFASGFSGSLRLPPMGKGTIPISFSPSDTGTANAFFTVSAKPPLSQIRVPVTGIGTAPPSPTASVTVAPASVHLALNPAQTDTFRLSITNHGTSPRAEILVDAIGAATPRPERGWRVLYLNTTMPSFWDDQLIPQLRPLANVDTIAAWFGGDSLPSLARMLEYDIVLAASVGPWKDSVAVGDLLADYLEAGGKVLLTASTLTDGEHPLYGRIQDYEPVGPGTITRRDTSASLIPHPITAGLGWFAAGAIRDVGTTRGQGIGIPLGYYSRGALVGAYHPDKPLVFLNVGNNELYGDIARLFGNTFDYLGGMLAWMTPRPPFDPVIFVVPDGETRELKIAVNTYRLTAGAHAGAIRLLNSSDTNAVPIDVPVSLTVSSVRRLAVDPTSVDFGPTWQGSRANRAVRLVNIGSAATHVTGFTTDGPFSLSAALPLEIPAFSYALVNASFAPTDIGADSAELLVQSDAEDPSAPAIDLRGLGIVPPILSVSPRGFDVTLAEGDSVYQPLSIRNPGGDSLKLSLRAVVDSAAGIHPTGPAKLNVLYLQTTGQTFESQSDFFLWGLLNDPNVDSIVSYSGYDSTPSLAYMRKFDAVIAVADGPWADSEAVGNRLADYVDAGGKVILMGAALFPEAGFNQHSSALGGRITSPDYAPVAAAGPVVWNFGAEFADDPITEGLTVNLFSQWAMNVTSTQGGGIPLGRYSTGALIGAYNPRKPVVFINILPHDGDHAQSETVRFLGNSLRHLSEFYNWMRPAQRTLALGPGEEITVPIRFGAAYGLPAGTYAGRLDLYHNDPATGSPFAVPATLRLQPGSQTAATP